Part of the Deltaproteobacteria bacterium genome is shown below.
TTCCGTTAATCCAGAAAAACATGACCAGGGCTAAAATAAGAGGCAGCGCACACATTTCGGGATTAACGGAAGCTGCGCCGGCAAGCACGGCAAAACTCCCGGCCATTCCGCCAATAATAATGTTGGCCCAGCTGCGCCTTTTGAGCCATACCGTATAGAGAACAACATAGACAAAGGCCCCTGAAAAAAGGTGAAGGCTTACCACGTAATTAAGTGTTACCGTTGAAAGAGAGAGCGCCATAATAATAAGAAGGGATGCCATCCAGAAAA
Proteins encoded:
- a CDS encoding UbiA family prenyltransferase: MIDIKKYMPLFKMRIAFLITFSAIVGALSATTSGKTILWQNVALLSLAMMMGSAGSGAFNHYLDRDIDEKMGRTKRRPLTAGAVTSSKSVFWMASLLIIMALSLSTVTLNYVVSLHLFSGAFVYVVLYTVWLKRRSWANIIIGGMAGSFAVLAGAASVNPEMCALPLILALVMFFWING